A genomic segment from Pediococcus acidilactici encodes:
- a CDS encoding 4-oxalocrotonate tautomerase, with product MPLIHIDLIEGRSEDQLRGLVKDVTAAVVKNTGAPAEHVHVVLNEMQKNRYSVAGVLKSDEK from the coding sequence ATGCCGTTAATTCACATTGATTTAATCGAAGGACGTAGTGAAGATCAACTACGCGGATTGGTAAAGGACGTTACCGCGGCGGTAGTTAAGAATACTGGCGCACCCGCCGAACACGTACACGTCGTTTTAAATGAAATGCAAAAGAACCGTTATTCGGTAGCGGGAGTTTTAAAGAGTGACGAAAAATAG
- a CDS encoding Cof-type HAD-IIB family hydrolase — MQQKLITLDLDGTTLNNRSQLSPVTIKTLKKATQAGHLVSIVTGRPYRMARDIYDQLQLTTPMANFNGALTHIPHQKWDGEYSMTINKAVVYDLMRHKEEYGIKLLAVENKHSFFADHAAPSTFDFFPHEISDDQVLTEESLRGNPTSITILVEPNSAQFVKNQLLYHYRDYINVGVWGGPHSVLEIVSKGIQKAKAVDYLARYYHIDRQNIIAFGDEHNDAEMLDYVGRGVAMRNATPQIKSIANDITEFDNEHDGVAKYLTDYLDLAN; from the coding sequence ATGCAACAAAAATTAATCACTCTGGATTTAGACGGAACTACGCTAAACAATCGTAGTCAACTTTCACCCGTAACCATTAAAACCCTAAAAAAAGCTACTCAGGCAGGGCACCTGGTTTCAATCGTCACGGGGCGACCATACCGGATGGCTCGCGACATCTACGATCAGTTGCAACTAACTACACCTATGGCTAATTTTAACGGCGCATTAACACACATTCCCCACCAAAAATGGGATGGCGAATATTCAATGACCATTAACAAGGCCGTAGTTTACGATTTAATGCGCCACAAAGAAGAATACGGCATTAAATTGCTGGCAGTTGAAAACAAACATTCCTTCTTTGCTGACCACGCTGCCCCTTCCACTTTCGATTTCTTTCCGCATGAGATTTCAGACGACCAAGTTTTAACCGAAGAAAGCCTGCGGGGCAACCCGACTTCCATTACCATCCTAGTCGAACCTAACAGCGCTCAGTTTGTTAAAAATCAGTTACTGTATCACTATCGCGATTACATTAACGTGGGCGTCTGGGGCGGTCCACACAGCGTTCTAGAGATTGTTTCCAAAGGAATTCAAAAAGCTAAGGCAGTTGATTATTTAGCAAGGTACTACCACATTGACCGGCAAAATATCATTGCCTTTGGTGATGAGCATAATGATGCTGAGATGCTGGATTACGTAGGTCGGGGAGTGGCGATGCGCAACGCGACCCCTCAAATCAAGTCAATTGCTAACGATATCACTGAATTCGACAACGAACACGACGGCGTTGCCAAGTACTTGACCGACTACCTTGATTTAGCTAATTAA
- a CDS encoding RsmF rRNA methyltransferase first C-terminal domain-containing protein: MRLPDGFKEKYQKLLGKEAQPFLASFDQAVEKGFRVNPLKGSVKLHEHSIDQPISYSDWGYYGKVNGKTIDHQSGLVYSQEPSAMLVGEIAHPQPGQKVLDLCAAPGGKTTYLASFMAQEGLLVTNEINRGRAKVLAENVERFGIQNAVILNESPDRLVKKFSGYFDLIVVDAPCSGEGMFRKDPEAVEYWSLEYPEECARRQREILKSAMQLLAPNGQLVYSTCTFAPEEDEQIIAWLLENYPGLKMEPVARTENMDAGRPEWANGNPELAKAIRLFPHHFKGEGHFIAKLSNHMETAAVHPKNKRKKKGRVSDNSLDREQQRLWQEFANQFLVNPQSFAKDHLIVHNQRLYYQTVPVDLAGLRVVKPGLELGEFKKKRFEPSLGLLMALQKTDIKQVVEITPEQWQKYVHGEEIATEAAGKGWVALAVDDTIVGPGKLVQGKVKNFYPKGLRINFTVK; this comes from the coding sequence ATGCGACTTCCTGACGGTTTCAAAGAAAAATATCAAAAATTACTGGGTAAAGAGGCCCAACCTTTTTTGGCAAGTTTTGACCAAGCTGTTGAAAAAGGGTTTCGGGTTAATCCGTTGAAGGGCTCGGTAAAATTACATGAGCATTCAATCGACCAGCCAATTTCATATTCTGACTGGGGATATTATGGTAAGGTCAACGGTAAAACGATTGACCACCAAAGCGGGTTAGTTTACAGCCAAGAACCTAGTGCAATGCTGGTTGGCGAAATTGCCCACCCGCAACCAGGCCAAAAAGTTTTGGACCTTTGTGCGGCCCCTGGCGGTAAAACCACTTATTTAGCTAGTTTCATGGCTCAGGAAGGACTTTTGGTTACTAATGAAATTAATCGGGGACGGGCTAAGGTTCTAGCTGAAAACGTGGAACGTTTCGGAATTCAAAATGCCGTAATTTTAAACGAATCACCGGATCGGCTGGTAAAAAAATTTAGCGGATATTTTGATTTAATCGTAGTAGATGCGCCGTGTTCTGGAGAAGGCATGTTTCGAAAGGACCCTGAAGCGGTCGAATACTGGTCTTTGGAATATCCAGAAGAATGTGCGCGGCGCCAACGCGAAATTCTTAAGAGTGCCATGCAGTTGCTTGCTCCCAATGGGCAGTTGGTTTATTCAACGTGTACGTTTGCTCCGGAAGAAGACGAACAAATCATTGCTTGGCTATTGGAAAATTATCCAGGCTTGAAGATGGAACCCGTTGCGCGAACGGAAAATATGGACGCCGGTCGTCCTGAGTGGGCCAACGGAAATCCTGAATTAGCTAAGGCAATTCGGTTGTTTCCCCATCATTTTAAGGGGGAAGGGCATTTTATTGCTAAGTTGAGCAATCACATGGAAACTGCGGCGGTTCACCCCAAAAACAAGCGCAAAAAGAAGGGGCGGGTAAGTGATAATTCGTTAGATCGGGAACAGCAACGATTATGGCAAGAGTTTGCAAATCAGTTCCTCGTAAATCCGCAATCTTTTGCAAAGGATCACTTGATTGTGCACAATCAACGTCTATATTATCAAACCGTTCCCGTTGATTTAGCCGGCCTACGGGTTGTTAAACCGGGGCTTGAACTGGGTGAATTCAAGAAGAAACGTTTTGAACCTAGTTTAGGACTGCTGATGGCCTTACAAAAAACCGATATTAAACAGGTAGTGGAAATCACGCCAGAGCAGTGGCAGAAATACGTGCATGGCGAAGAAATTGCTACGGAAGCTGCGGGCAAGGGATGGGTTGCTTTAGCGGTTGACGATACCATTGTCGGACCGGGAAAACTAGTTCAAGGTAAGGTTAAGAACTTTTACCCGAAGGGGCTCCGGATTAATTTTACGGTTAAATAA
- the mvaD gene encoding diphosphomevalonate decarboxylase: MKTTDEKRGFARAHTNIALIKYWGKADSKLMLPANDSVSLTLDEFYTDTIVAFSEKYSANEFWLNGNLMPTKHMNRIERVINAVKEQYKYPGFAKIRSFNHVPTSAGLASSASGMAALAGAAVNALGDTNDLTNISRIARLGSGSASRSIFGGVVHWHRGTDHASSFAEQVVSEKDIDLNMVTVVVNKHQKNIKSTSGMKRTAETSPFYPTWVAESNRMVPEMLHAVKENDFTKIGELAEHSAMMMHATTLAAIPAFTYFQPDTLKVIQLVKQIREVYGIECYYTMDAGPNVKVLCQSKDVLAVRDFLRNHFDERQLVIARPGSGIKFTKTERDF; the protein is encoded by the coding sequence TTGAAGACAACTGACGAAAAGCGTGGATTTGCCCGCGCACATACCAACATTGCGCTAATTAAGTATTGGGGAAAGGCTGATTCGAAGTTAATGTTACCTGCCAATGATAGTGTTTCGTTAACGCTAGATGAATTTTATACGGATACCATCGTGGCCTTTTCTGAAAAATACTCGGCCAACGAATTTTGGCTAAATGGCAACTTAATGCCCACTAAACACATGAACCGAATTGAACGCGTAATTAACGCCGTAAAAGAACAGTACAAATACCCTGGATTTGCAAAAATCCGGTCTTTTAATCATGTCCCCACTTCGGCTGGACTCGCTTCGTCTGCGTCTGGAATGGCTGCTTTAGCAGGAGCCGCCGTCAATGCTTTAGGTGACACAAATGACCTAACCAACATTTCGCGGATTGCCCGGTTGGGTTCTGGATCAGCATCACGGTCAATTTTTGGGGGCGTAGTTCACTGGCACCGTGGTACTGACCACGCATCTTCCTTTGCGGAACAGGTGGTTAGTGAAAAAGATATTGATCTAAACATGGTTACCGTCGTGGTAAATAAACACCAAAAAAACATTAAAAGTACTAGCGGGATGAAGCGAACGGCAGAAACCTCCCCTTTCTATCCTACGTGGGTAGCAGAATCTAACCGCATGGTCCCTGAAATGCTTCACGCAGTCAAGGAAAATGACTTCACTAAAATTGGGGAATTAGCTGAACATAGTGCCATGATGATGCACGCCACTACGCTTGCGGCAATTCCCGCATTCACCTACTTTCAACCAGACACTTTAAAAGTCATTCAATTAGTTAAACAGATTCGAGAAGTTTATGGGATCGAATGCTACTACACCATGGATGCGGGTCCAAACGTGAAGGTTTTATGCCAAAGTAAAGACGTTTTAGCAGTTCGAGATTTTTTGAGGAATCACTTTGACGAACGTCAATTAGTCATTGCCCGACCAGGCAGTGGAATTAAATTCACAAAAACTGAAAGGGATTTTTAA
- a CDS encoding phosphomevalonate kinase gives MITQKAPGKLYVAGEYAIVEPGNSAVLVAVNQFITASIEPSELTFGNIISKQYHDNVVSWRRKGGQLVVDNRDNPYHYILAAISITEELAVLMHRQLRTYNLYINSDLDSSDGKKYGLGSSAAVTVATIKALAKFYQIPLTKKLLFKLASIAHLDVQGNGSLGDIAASVYGGWIAYRSFNREWLNSMRRTKDLGTILRTPWPELKIELLTPPADLKLLIGWTGSPASTSDLVDQVATTSYQETDSYHEFLANSAECIRKMIDGFKNGDSQLIKQQITANRLLLQQLSLLSGVSIETPALTSLCDIAEQFGGAAKSSGAGGGDCGIVITEENDNTEKIINEWQKEDIQPLDLDVHDIDELS, from the coding sequence TTGATAACACAAAAAGCTCCGGGAAAATTATACGTTGCTGGTGAGTACGCAATCGTAGAACCAGGTAACAGTGCAGTATTAGTAGCGGTAAACCAATTTATTACTGCTAGTATTGAACCTAGCGAGTTAACTTTTGGAAACATCATTTCTAAGCAATATCACGACAACGTGGTCTCGTGGCGCCGAAAAGGTGGCCAGCTAGTAGTTGATAATCGTGATAATCCGTACCATTATATTTTAGCGGCCATTTCCATTACTGAAGAATTAGCCGTTTTAATGCACCGTCAACTAAGAACTTATAATCTCTACATTAACAGTGACTTAGATAGTAGTGACGGTAAAAAATATGGTTTAGGTAGTTCCGCGGCCGTCACCGTCGCTACAATTAAGGCATTGGCCAAATTTTACCAAATTCCACTAACTAAAAAGCTACTCTTTAAGTTGGCTTCAATTGCTCATTTAGACGTTCAAGGTAACGGCTCCCTAGGTGACATTGCCGCAAGCGTCTATGGTGGATGGATTGCCTACCGCTCTTTTAACCGTGAATGGTTGAATAGCATGCGGCGCACTAAAGACTTAGGCACAATTTTAAGAACGCCCTGGCCCGAGTTAAAAATTGAATTATTAACCCCGCCAGCCGATTTAAAGTTGTTGATTGGATGGACCGGCTCTCCCGCTTCTACTTCGGATCTAGTTGACCAAGTTGCAACTACTAGTTACCAAGAAACTGATAGTTATCATGAATTCTTGGCAAACAGCGCCGAATGCATACGCAAAATGATCGATGGTTTTAAAAATGGCGATAGCCAACTAATTAAACAACAAATTACTGCCAACCGGCTTCTCTTACAACAACTGAGCCTGTTAAGCGGCGTTTCCATCGAAACCCCCGCTCTAACTAGCCTATGTGACATTGCCGAACAATTCGGCGGAGCCGCAAAGTCGTCGGGTGCTGGTGGTGGTGACTGCGGAATCGTAATTACCGAAGAAAATGATAATACTGAAAAAATCATTAACGAATGGCAAAAAGAAGATATTCAACCGTTAGATTTAGATGTCCATGATATCGATGAATTGAGTTAG
- the mvk gene encoding mevalonate kinase — protein MKEVIKTSNAKIILMGEHSVVYNQPAIALPIRNVKTTVKIQSIPGDIQIRSRYFNGFLNDIHSNLLGIKQLINQTLTTLGKPHYGLLLDIDSQIPAERGMGSSASTAVAIVRALYAFFNRPLTKNKLLKTVNISEKIIHGNPSGLDSATASADRPIWFKRNGTIKALPINFNGYLVISDSGIKGKTSEAVEIVKNKLRIDNDSRLLIEKLGELTSQTAVALKDNDLPALGTIMNAAQTCLRQLGVSHPAVEKLIQTANQHGALGSKLTGGGLGGCVISLVPDAKTAQKVSTQLQEAGATATWIEEL, from the coding sequence GTGAAAGAAGTAATTAAAACCAGTAACGCTAAAATTATTTTAATGGGTGAACACAGTGTGGTGTATAATCAACCCGCGATTGCCCTTCCCATTCGCAATGTGAAAACTACCGTAAAAATTCAATCCATTCCCGGCGACATTCAAATACGGAGTCGCTATTTTAATGGCTTCTTAAATGATATTCACAGTAATTTGCTGGGAATTAAACAACTAATTAACCAGACGCTAACCACGTTAGGCAAGCCACACTACGGTTTATTGTTAGATATCGACAGTCAAATACCGGCTGAACGGGGAATGGGTTCTTCGGCTTCAACCGCCGTGGCAATTGTTCGGGCCCTTTACGCTTTTTTTAACCGGCCCTTAACTAAAAACAAATTATTAAAGACGGTCAATATTTCGGAAAAGATTATTCACGGAAATCCTAGTGGTCTTGATTCGGCTACCGCCAGTGCGGATCGCCCCATTTGGTTTAAACGAAACGGAACTATTAAAGCTCTCCCAATTAATTTCAACGGTTACTTGGTAATTAGTGATTCTGGTATCAAAGGCAAAACCAGCGAAGCGGTTGAAATTGTAAAAAACAAGCTACGTATCGATAATGATAGTAGACTTTTAATTGAAAAATTGGGAGAATTAACTAGTCAGACTGCAGTTGCCTTGAAGGATAACGACCTCCCTGCCTTAGGTACCATCATGAACGCGGCACAAACTTGCTTACGCCAATTGGGAGTCAGTCATCCGGCAGTCGAAAAATTAATCCAAACGGCCAACCAACACGGTGCGTTAGGTAGTAAATTAACCGGGGGCGGCCTAGGAGGCTGCGTGATTTCCTTAGTTCCCGATGCTAAAACCGCCCAAAAAGTTAGCACCCAGCTGCAAGAAGCGGGCGCAACCGCCACTTGGATTGAAGAATTATAG
- the fni gene encoding type 2 isopentenyl-diphosphate Delta-isomerase produces the protein MKNIQSHRKDEHVSLAEKFYQPVASAGFTEIQLRPNALPEMGIDDVSLQTKLAGLPVEVPFFIQAMTGGSPTTAKLNRRLAIIARETGLAMAVGSQSVALKYPELADSFQVVREENPHGLILANLGADASVVAAKKAITMIGANVLQLHINVAQELVMPEGDRNFNYLDQIAAIQASVDVPIIVKAVGAGMSREDALRLQAIGVKYIDIGGKGGTNFVQIENARRPQKDFAFLTDFGLTTVESLQEVSGLDLSVTATGGIRTPTDVIKSIALGADNVGVAGYFLHQLLHHDDQEIIDLIERWKYQLRCLMVLLGVTKLADLSERQLR, from the coding sequence ATGAAAAATATTCAATCCCACCGTAAAGATGAACACGTCTCACTCGCTGAAAAATTTTACCAGCCCGTAGCTTCCGCGGGTTTTACAGAAATTCAATTGCGCCCGAATGCTTTACCAGAGATGGGGATTGATGACGTTAGTCTCCAAACTAAGTTAGCAGGACTTCCCGTAGAAGTCCCCTTCTTTATCCAAGCCATGACGGGTGGCAGCCCAACGACTGCAAAACTTAACCGTCGTTTAGCCATCATTGCACGCGAAACGGGGTTAGCCATGGCAGTGGGTTCCCAATCGGTGGCTTTAAAATACCCGGAACTAGCCGATTCCTTTCAAGTCGTCCGGGAAGAAAATCCTCACGGGCTAATTTTAGCTAACTTAGGAGCAGATGCTAGTGTGGTGGCGGCAAAAAAAGCAATCACGATGATCGGGGCAAACGTTTTGCAATTACATATTAACGTTGCTCAAGAATTGGTTATGCCCGAAGGCGACCGTAACTTTAATTATTTAGATCAAATTGCAGCAATCCAAGCATCTGTAGACGTACCCATAATCGTCAAGGCGGTGGGTGCTGGAATGTCTAGAGAAGATGCCCTTCGGCTCCAAGCCATCGGGGTCAAATACATTGATATCGGTGGTAAAGGCGGTACTAACTTCGTCCAAATTGAAAATGCTCGCCGTCCCCAAAAAGACTTTGCCTTTTTAACTGATTTTGGGCTTACCACCGTTGAATCGCTTCAAGAAGTGAGCGGCCTAGATTTATCAGTCACCGCAACTGGGGGTATCCGCACCCCTACTGACGTAATTAAAAGTATTGCGTTAGGCGCCGATAACGTGGGCGTGGCTGGCTACTTCCTTCACCAACTGCTGCATCATGATGATCAAGAAATCATCGACCTAATTGAGCGTTGGAAGTACCAACTCCGCTGCCTAATGGTATTGCTCGGAGTTACTAAGTTAGCCGACTTGTCGGAGCGGCAGTTACGATAA